The Vidua chalybeata isolate OUT-0048 chromosome 6, bVidCha1 merged haplotype, whole genome shotgun sequence genome has a segment encoding these proteins:
- the RRAS2 gene encoding ras-related protein R-Ras2, producing the protein MAAGCRDGPGQEKYRLVVVGGGGVGKSALTIQFIQSYFVTDYDPTIEDSYTKQCVIDERAARLDILDTAGQEEFGAMREQYMRTGEGFLLVFSVTDRGSFEEIYKFQRQILRVKDRDEFPMILVGNKADLDHQRQVTQEEGQQLARQLKVTYMEASAKIRLNVDQAFHELVRVIRKFQEQECPPSPEPTRKEKDKKGCHCVIF; encoded by the exons ATGGCCGCGGGCTGCAGGGACGGCCCGGGACAGGAGAAGTACCGGCTGGTGGTGGTGGGCGGCGGCGGCGTGGGCAAGTCGGCGCTCACCATCCAGTTCATCCAG TCCTACTTTGTTACGGATTACGACCCAACCATTGAGGACTCCTACACCAAGCAATGTGTGATAGATGAGAGAGCTGCACGCTTGGACA TTCTGGATACAGCAGGACAAGAAGAATTTGGAGCCATGCGTGAGCAGTACATGAGGACAGGGGAGGgctttctgcttgttttctcaGTCACAGATAGAGGAAG CTTTGAAGAAATCTATAAGTTTCAGCGACAGATTCTTAGAGTGAAAGATCGCGATGAGTTTCCAATGATTCTCGTTGGTAATAAAGCAGATCTGGACCACCAAAGACAG GTGACACAAGAGGAAGGCCAGCAGCTGGCACGGCAACTTAAAGTAACGTACATGGAAGCCTCAGCAAAAATCAGATTGAATGTAGACCAAGCTTTTCATGAACTTGTCAGAGTTATAAG GAAATTTCAGGAACAAGAGTGCCCTCCTTCACCAGAGCCAACAcggaaagaaaaagacaagaaaggCTGCCATTGTGTTATTTTCTGA